A window of Candidatus Moraniibacteriota bacterium contains these coding sequences:
- a CDS encoding polyprenyl synthetase family protein has protein sequence MDAKKSLAEFKKEIDVEIEEYLDKVIRESRKRDALTTETLRHVKKIVLAGGKRLRPALMYWGYIAAGGRERKKIIKTAVSIELIHLFLLIHDDIIDRDCKRHGINTINFEYEKLGKKLFPGSDSKHFGNSVAIIVGDMVGALGNQIIFNSGFSSRLIMKALSRLQSIVSLTVVGQAKDIYLEYRRKASEKEILEMYEYKTAKYTMEGPLHLGAILGGGDEKILQGLNKFAVPVGIAFQIQDDILGVFGSEKKLGKAVGSDIQEGKQTLLVVKAKEKGSQAQRKKISELLGKNDITLKDIRYFQEIVKDTGSLEYAQNLAKKLILQGKRELEKIEVKKEAREFLAGIAEYMVSREI, from the coding sequence ATGGATGCCAAAAAGTCACTAGCCGAATTCAAGAAGGAAATTGACGTCGAAATTGAGGAGTATCTTGATAAGGTCATACGAGAATCCCGCAAGAGAGACGCTTTAACAACCGAGACGCTTCGCCATGTCAAAAAAATAGTTCTGGCTGGGGGAAAACGGCTTCGTCCGGCTTTGATGTATTGGGGCTACATCGCGGCGGGAGGCCGGGAGCGGAAAAAAATTATCAAAACAGCAGTAAGCATTGAACTTATTCACCTGTTTCTTCTTATTCATGATGATATTATTGATCGTGACTGCAAACGCCATGGAATAAACACTATAAATTTTGAGTATGAAAAACTGGGGAAGAAACTCTTTCCCGGAAGTGACAGCAAACACTTTGGAAACTCCGTTGCTATCATTGTCGGCGATATGGTCGGGGCGCTGGGAAACCAGATTATTTTCAATTCAGGATTCAGTTCCCGGCTAATAATGAAGGCTCTTTCTCGTCTTCAGTCAATAGTTTCTTTAACAGTTGTTGGTCAAGCTAAGGATATTTATCTTGAGTACCGGCGGAAGGCCTCGGAAAAAGAAATTCTGGAGATGTACGAGTATAAGACGGCTAAATACACGATGGAAGGTCCGCTTCATTTAGGAGCGATTTTAGGCGGGGGTGATGAAAAAATTTTGCAGGGCTTGAACAAATTTGCGGTGCCGGTGGGAATTGCTTTTCAAATTCAGGACGACATCCTTGGAGTGTTTGGATCGGAAAAAAAATTAGGAAAAGCGGTAGGATCAGACATTCAAGAAGGCAAGCAAACATTGCTCGTTGTCAAAGCGAAAGAGAAGGGCAGCCAGGCGCAAAGGAAAAAAATCAGCGAGTTGCTGGGTAAAAATGATATAACTCTCAAAGACATTCGGTATTTTCAGGAAATAGTCAAAGATACAGGCTCTCTTGAATACGCCCAAAATCTGGCAAAAAAACTTATTCTTCAGGGAAAGCGGGAATTAGAAAAAATAGAAGTTAAAAAAGAAGCAAGAGAATTTTTGGCGGGAATAGCGGAATATATGGTAAGCCGAGAAATTTGA